From Haloarcula hispanica ATCC 33960, the proteins below share one genomic window:
- a CDS encoding sulfite oxidase, with protein MTDDLLDSPGGRLLVSVAAAVAGLAGSYAVTGYAPTFIASPIERTLARSMPGVVVSTAISTLGSLGQQLNLLLAIGLAGLFIALAARAAILTGQLANNRALPVVGTAVVTWAVSVVLTGEVVLAAGPAVPAAAVVGLAQTLDRFGGPMSPISSKRRRALSTVGAAVGAATVGYATGNQRSVVATGDDAPVLNAPGADLDDVDEKLAVAADYSLGLGDIDPLVSENFYEVDINSIDPELSAADWSLSITGAVEEEVTLDYEDIIEMDAENRFVTLRCVGESLNGYKTDTALWTGVPVDSLLKEAGVQSGCECVMLRAEDDYYEEFPIDALRGGMLAYGMNGKVLPRGHGYPVRALVPGHWGEVNVKWLSEIEILDEEADGYWEKRGWQGTGPVNPVAKLHHESTLSDGRRRIGGHAYAGLHGVQRVEVSTDGGETWADATLSDQLPAADGNGPAEDAWRQWEYTYDLPSGGHTVVVRMVDQRGEVQPEEETDSYPSGPSGWVSKQYS; from the coding sequence GTGACTGACGACCTCCTTGACTCGCCCGGCGGTCGGCTGCTGGTTAGCGTTGCCGCCGCCGTCGCAGGCCTGGCGGGCTCCTACGCTGTGACCGGCTACGCACCCACATTCATCGCCTCGCCAATCGAACGGACGCTCGCGCGGTCGATGCCCGGCGTCGTCGTCTCGACTGCCATCTCGACGCTCGGTAGCCTCGGTCAGCAACTCAATCTCCTGCTCGCGATTGGCCTCGCGGGGCTGTTCATCGCGCTGGCGGCCAGAGCGGCCATCCTCACCGGCCAGTTGGCGAACAATCGCGCCCTCCCGGTCGTCGGAACGGCCGTCGTAACTTGGGCCGTGAGTGTCGTTCTCACCGGCGAGGTCGTCCTCGCGGCCGGTCCGGCGGTTCCCGCCGCCGCCGTCGTCGGACTTGCACAGACACTCGACAGATTCGGTGGTCCGATGTCACCGATCTCCTCGAAACGGCGGCGGGCGCTCTCGACGGTCGGCGCGGCCGTCGGCGCGGCGACGGTCGGCTACGCAACTGGCAACCAGCGGTCGGTCGTCGCGACGGGTGACGATGCGCCCGTGCTGAATGCGCCGGGAGCGGACCTCGACGATGTCGACGAAAAGCTCGCCGTCGCGGCAGACTATTCCCTTGGCCTCGGCGATATCGACCCGCTGGTCAGCGAAAACTTCTACGAGGTCGACATCAACTCCATCGACCCGGAGCTCTCGGCCGCGGACTGGTCGCTCTCTATCACCGGTGCTGTCGAAGAGGAGGTCACGCTCGACTATGAGGATATCATAGAGATGGATGCCGAAAACCGGTTCGTTACGCTCCGCTGTGTCGGTGAAAGTCTCAACGGCTACAAGACAGACACCGCGCTGTGGACCGGCGTTCCCGTCGACAGCCTCCTCAAAGAAGCCGGCGTTCAGAGCGGCTGTGAATGCGTCATGCTCCGGGCTGAGGACGACTACTACGAGGAGTTCCCCATCGACGCGCTCCGGGGCGGGATGCTCGCCTACGGCATGAACGGAAAGGTCCTCCCGCGGGGCCACGGCTACCCCGTCCGAGCACTGGTCCCCGGCCACTGGGGCGAGGTCAACGTCAAGTGGCTCTCAGAGATCGAAATTCTCGACGAGGAGGCCGACGGCTACTGGGAGAAACGCGGTTGGCAGGGGACCGGCCCCGTCAATCCGGTTGCCAAACTCCACCACGAGTCGACGCTTTCGGACGGCCGCCGCCGCATCGGTGGCCACGCCTACGCCGGCCTGCACGGCGTCCAGCGCGTCGAAGTCTCCACCGACGGCGGCGAGACGTGGGCTGACGCGACGCTCTCGGACCAACTGCCGGCGGCCGACGGCAACGGCCCCGCAGAGGACGCGTGGCGACAGTGGGAGTACACCTACGACCTGCCCTCGGGCGGCCACACCGTCGTCGTCCGAATGGTCGACCAGCGCGGCGAGGTGCAGCCCGAAGAAGAAACGGACTCCTATCCCAGCGGTCCCTCGGGCTGGGTGTCGAAGCAGTATTCGTAG
- a CDS encoding HVO_2523 family zinc finger protein — protein MDEQPGGRPCPLCERAMYHRHCKYVCPEHGVVYDCADTFY, from the coding sequence ATGGACGAGCAGCCCGGGGGTCGGCCCTGCCCACTCTGTGAACGGGCAATGTACCACCGACACTGCAAGTACGTCTGTCCGGAGCACGGCGTCGTATATGACTGCGCTGACACGTTCTACTGA
- a CDS encoding PAS domain S-box protein — MSGHGGEISVLHVDDDPDLGDLVAVHLEQTHNDISVCTVRSAADGLQRLSERTFDCVVSDHDMPGMDGLEFLKVVREEYEELPFILFTGKGNEEIASDAISAGVTEYLQKGVGTDQYTVLANRIERAVGERRAKVALEESERMLSTLISNLPGMVYRARNVPDWPMEFVSDGATELVGYSSEALESGDVSWGTLIKESETERLWETVQTCIAADEPFEVSYQIETADGETRWMWERGRVVGTDDDGVEILEGFITDVTAREERERELANQRAFTEKLIDSVDDMFYVVGPDGSLVRWNDTVSSVTGYTNEKLASMGIGELIVDSDHEKLWRVFEETLETGYGTVEAGVETADGRALQYEFKGSLIEDERGDLFGIAGIGRDITERKRRERELREYRTLVENVGDPMYVLDTDGTVEMVNEAMAAHLGYDRSEIVGSEPVRFMPETDVERATALICNLLDDDERTWGAYEMRTISADGTVRINEDRIAPLFDEDGNFDGSVGVMRETTERKQRERELERYETIIEAVGDPVYTLDDEGVFTYVNEAIEQLTGFEPDELIGEHISTIMTGEDINRGSELIRTILSDPTRQNVTFETDIVDQTGNHTPIEIHIALLPAADGEFNGTAGVIRDISDRKDRERQLAEFASVVSHDLRNPLNVVKGRISVARTSGDVSHLEAAESAADRMDELINDLLTLARQGDTVGETTMVDLAALASQAWIDVETGEATLEKHGTAAVEADAARLRTVFENLFRNSVEHGSTSSRTESDDSVEHGRCADGAAPVTVSVGTTDDGFYVADDGVGIPPEERDDVFERGYTTSDTGTGFGLAIVVEVAQAHGWSVSVTESEDGGARFEFTTSSER, encoded by the coding sequence ATGAGTGGCCACGGGGGAGAGATTTCAGTGCTGCACGTCGACGACGACCCCGACCTTGGCGATCTCGTTGCGGTCCATCTGGAGCAAACTCACAATGATATCTCCGTCTGTACCGTGCGAAGCGCGGCAGATGGGTTACAGCGGTTGTCCGAGCGTACGTTCGACTGTGTCGTCAGCGATCACGACATGCCGGGCATGGACGGACTCGAATTCCTGAAGGTCGTCCGCGAGGAGTACGAGGAGCTACCCTTTATTCTCTTTACTGGCAAAGGAAACGAGGAAATCGCGAGTGATGCCATCTCCGCTGGCGTCACCGAATACCTCCAGAAAGGAGTCGGGACGGACCAGTACACCGTCCTTGCCAACCGTATCGAGCGGGCTGTCGGGGAACGGCGGGCCAAGGTCGCGCTCGAAGAGTCCGAGCGGATGCTGTCGACGCTCATCTCGAACCTGCCGGGGATGGTGTATCGCGCACGGAACGTGCCCGATTGGCCGATGGAGTTCGTCAGCGACGGTGCGACGGAGTTAGTCGGCTACAGTTCGGAGGCGCTTGAGAGCGGCGACGTCTCCTGGGGGACGCTGATCAAAGAATCCGAGACGGAGCGTCTCTGGGAGACGGTCCAGACTTGTATCGCCGCCGACGAACCGTTCGAAGTCTCCTACCAGATCGAGACGGCCGACGGTGAGACCCGCTGGATGTGGGAGCGCGGGCGCGTCGTCGGCACTGACGACGACGGGGTCGAAATCCTCGAAGGGTTCATCACTGACGTAACCGCGCGCGAGGAGCGCGAGCGCGAACTCGCGAATCAGCGGGCATTTACCGAGAAGCTCATCGACTCCGTCGACGATATGTTCTACGTTGTCGGTCCCGATGGCAGTCTGGTCCGATGGAACGACACCGTCTCGTCGGTGACCGGCTACACAAACGAGAAGCTAGCGTCGATGGGCATTGGGGAACTCATCGTGGATTCCGACCACGAGAAATTATGGCGAGTGTTCGAGGAGACGCTGGAGACCGGATACGGAACCGTTGAAGCAGGTGTCGAGACGGCTGACGGCAGGGCGCTCCAGTACGAATTCAAGGGCTCGCTCATCGAAGACGAGCGCGGCGACCTGTTCGGGATTGCCGGTATCGGCCGGGATATTACCGAACGGAAACGCCGGGAACGGGAGCTCAGGGAGTACCGGACGCTGGTCGAAAACGTCGGGGACCCGATGTACGTCCTCGATACTGACGGGACAGTAGAGATGGTAAACGAGGCGATGGCCGCCCATCTGGGGTACGACCGCTCGGAAATCGTCGGCTCGGAACCAGTCCGTTTCATGCCCGAGACGGATGTCGAAAGAGCGACAGCACTCATCTGTAACCTGCTCGACGACGACGAGCGGACGTGGGGGGCCTACGAGATGCGGACGATATCCGCTGACGGGACAGTCCGGATCAACGAGGACAGGATCGCACCGCTGTTCGACGAGGACGGGAACTTCGACGGCTCGGTCGGCGTGATGCGCGAGACGACGGAGCGCAAGCAACGCGAACGGGAACTCGAACGCTACGAGACGATCATCGAGGCCGTCGGCGACCCGGTGTACACCCTCGACGACGAGGGTGTGTTCACCTACGTGAACGAGGCGATAGAGCAACTGACGGGGTTCGAACCGGACGAGCTGATCGGCGAGCACATCTCGACGATCATGACCGGCGAGGACATCAACCGCGGAAGCGAGCTCATCCGGACCATCCTGTCTGACCCGACCCGACAGAACGTGACCTTCGAAACGGATATTGTCGACCAGACCGGGAATCACACGCCTATCGAGATCCATATCGCGTTGCTTCCAGCCGCGGACGGGGAGTTCAACGGCACAGCGGGCGTCATCCGCGATATCAGCGACCGGAAAGACAGGGAGCGACAGCTTGCGGAGTTCGCGTCTGTCGTCAGCCACGACCTGCGAAACCCGCTGAACGTGGTCAAAGGGCGAATATCGGTCGCTCGGACGTCGGGCGACGTCTCGCACCTCGAAGCGGCAGAGTCCGCGGCCGATCGGATGGACGAACTCATAAACGACCTGTTGACGCTCGCCAGACAGGGCGATACGGTCGGCGAGACGACGATGGTCGACCTCGCTGCCCTCGCGAGCCAGGCCTGGATCGATGTCGAAACCGGCGAAGCCACGCTCGAAAAACACGGGACAGCGGCGGTCGAAGCCGACGCGGCACGGCTTCGCACGGTGTTCGAGAACCTGTTCCGGAACAGCGTAGAACACGGCTCCACGAGCAGTCGGACGGAGTCCGACGACAGTGTGGAACACGGACGTTGTGCAGACGGCGCAGCCCCGGTCACTGTCTCCGTCGGAACAACGGACGACGGATTTTACGTCGCCGACGACGGCGTGGGAATCCCACCGGAAGAGCGAGATGACGTGTTCGAGCGCGGCTACACCACGAGCGACACCGGGACCGGGTTCGGGCTGGCAATCGTCGTTGAGGTCGCACAGGCCCACGGCTGGTCTGTGTCGGTGACCGAAAGCGAGGACGGCGGCGCGCGGTTCGAGTTCACGACGAGTTCGGAGCGCTGA
- a CDS encoding TVP38/TMEM64 family protein — protein MDRLAKRQLVGTAGLVVVVAVATTLLTPERVVAQTTHLADHPVYLAGVIVGLYLVRPFFAWPTMPLSAFVGFVLGVKYGFPVALMGALVTCLIPYRFALRAGEQGGMFGWLGDSGRRIIEVTGETRGVLAARLSPVPADPVSYGAGFARVSPRSFAVGTFLGEIPWVAVEVTAGASLRSLTLTGLSVDALPHVLLFSAALAVLVLAGPAYRHVSAPNSS, from the coding sequence ATGGACCGCCTCGCGAAGCGACAACTGGTCGGGACTGCCGGGCTGGTGGTAGTCGTCGCCGTCGCGACAACGCTGCTCACCCCCGAGCGGGTGGTAGCCCAGACGACGCATCTCGCCGACCACCCTGTCTACCTCGCGGGCGTCATCGTCGGGCTGTACCTAGTTCGCCCGTTCTTCGCGTGGCCGACGATGCCGCTGTCCGCGTTCGTCGGGTTCGTCCTCGGCGTCAAATACGGCTTCCCGGTCGCACTGATGGGCGCACTCGTCACCTGCCTCATCCCCTACCGGTTCGCGCTCCGGGCCGGCGAACAGGGCGGGATGTTCGGCTGGCTGGGGGACTCAGGCCGCCGGATTATCGAGGTGACCGGCGAGACGCGGGGGGTGCTCGCGGCACGGCTCTCACCGGTGCCTGCGGACCCCGTCTCTTATGGAGCCGGGTTCGCCCGCGTCTCGCCGCGCTCCTTTGCGGTCGGGACGTTCCTCGGCGAGATTCCGTGGGTCGCGGTCGAGGTCACCGCGGGCGCGTCGCTGCGGTCGCTGACGCTCACGGGGCTCAGTGTCGACGCGCTCCCGCACGTCCTGTTGTTCTCCGCGGCACTGGCTGTGCTGGTACTCGCCGGCCCGGCTTACCGCCATGTCAGCGCTCCGAACTCGTCGTGA
- a CDS encoding DUF5830 family protein, with amino-acid sequence MFGVESAIVSERRDPVELGVELLAHLEHGELSVADALDRIETVTTNPQVQREILDTAVMRGLIERENGVVRPRSQGSYVNFDSDVVVREGEFSCQRCGAAISTGHFVQFDGGELGPFGSTCIRKVLGRE; translated from the coding sequence TTGTTCGGGGTTGAATCGGCGATTGTGTCCGAGAGGCGTGATCCGGTCGAACTCGGCGTCGAACTGCTCGCCCATCTGGAACACGGGGAGCTGTCCGTCGCCGACGCGCTCGACCGTATCGAGACAGTGACGACCAACCCACAGGTCCAGCGCGAGATACTCGATACTGCAGTGATGCGTGGCCTCATCGAGCGCGAGAACGGCGTCGTCCGCCCGCGGTCACAGGGGTCGTACGTGAACTTCGACAGCGACGTGGTCGTCCGCGAGGGGGAGTTCTCGTGTCAGCGCTGTGGCGCAGCTATCAGTACGGGCCACTTCGTCCAGTTCGACGGCGGCGAACTGGGACCGTTCGGGTCGACGTGTATTCGGAAAGTGTTAGGGCGGGAGTAG